A segment of the Fusobacterium ulcerans genome:
CTAAATCTAAGGTCATAATACTTTTGACAGATGGAGAAAACAACTCAGGAGAAATGAGCCCCTCTGCTGCTGCTGATATAGCTAAGGAACTTGGTATAAAAATATACACAATCGGTATTGGAGCAAAGGAAATAAAAGTTCCTTCATTCTTTGGATACACAACAGTTAAAAATACAGAACTTGATGAAAATATGCTGAAAAGTATAGCTGAAACTACTGGAGGAGAATATTTCAGAGCCAGTGACAGCAAAGAGTTTAAAGAAATTTTTAATAAAATAGATGCCTTGGAAAAAACACAGATAGATGGAAGATCATTCTATGATAAACATGAGCTCTTTGAAAATTTATTAAAACTTTCTCTAATACTTTTAGTTTTAGGAATATTTTTTGAGTATGTTTTTTACATCAGAATACCATAATAAGAGGTGAATAACTTGGAATTTGGAAATATAAAGTACACAGTATATATAATAGTTCCTGCTCTCATCCTCTTCTTTATGATAATTGGTATGAGTAAAAGAAACAGGATACTTGATATACTTAAACTAAAAAAATATAATTTTGTACAGATAATTAAAACTATCCTTATGACTTTAGGTGCATTTATGGTAGTTATAGCTCTCCTTTCTCCTCAAGAACTTCTGAATGAAGATACTGTTGAGGTAAAAGGATTGAATATATACGCCCTTATTGATACTTCTAGGTCTATGATGACAGAGGATGTTTATCCTAACAGGCTGGAGGCAGCAAAGAGAACTCTGGAAAATCTTCTTCAAGGTTTGAAAGGGGACAGAATTGGATTTATTCCTTTTTCTGACAGTGCATATATACAGATGCCTCTTACTGATGATTATTCCATTGGTAAAAACTACATCAATGCTCTGGACACTAATTTGATCTCTGGAGGAGGGACAGAACTTTATCAGGCTCTGGAACTTGCAGAGAAATCATTTAAAGAAATCAATAGTGACAACAAAACTATTATTGTCCTATCAGATGGGGGAGATTTTGATGATAAGTCTCTGAAATTTGTAAAAGATAATAAGATGAATGTTTTTTCAATAGGTATTGGTACTGATGAAGGAACTATAATTCCAGAATATGTCAATGGAAAAAAAGTCGGTTTCATAAAAGACCAAAAAGGATCAGCTGTTATAAGCAAACTTAATTCTGATTTCTTAAAAAAACTTTCTTCAGAAAGTAATGGAAAATACTATGAAGTAAATAATCTGAAGGATGATACATCTAATTTCTTTAGAGATACTGCTAATCTGGAAAGAAAAAATCAAAGAAATGAAAGCATGAAAGTGTATAAAAAATACTTTCAAATACCTTTAGGTATTGGAATACTTCTTATTCTTCTTGGTTATTTCATAAAAGGAGGGGCAAAAGATGAAAAATAGAATAATATGCCTTGTTATCCTTATACTTTCGCTTGTTGCCTTTGCTGCTTCCTTTAACAGCACACAGGCTTATTATCACAACAGCAGAGGAAACTCTTTCTTTAAAGAGAAAAAATTTGATGAAGCTCGTGATGAATATAATAAATCTTTAAAAATAAAAGAAAGTAATGAAGTTAGAAATAATATCATAAAATCACTTTATGAAGAAAAAAAGTATAAAGAGATTACTGAAACTCCAAGTACAGAATATTTTATCAGAGGAAACTCATATGCTTTCCTTGGAGATGAAGCGGTACAACAAAATCCTGAAGAAGCTATAAAAAATTACAAAGCTGCTCTTGAAGAATACAAGCTTGCTATGAAAACTTCTAGTGATATTAATATTAAAAAGAACTATGAGATAGTTTTGAAGAAGATAGAAGATTTAAATAATCAAAATCAACAAAACCAAGACAATCAA
Coding sequences within it:
- a CDS encoding vWA domain-containing protein; translated protein: MNNLEFGNIKYTVYIIVPALILFFMIIGMSKRNRILDILKLKKYNFVQIIKTILMTLGAFMVVIALLSPQELLNEDTVEVKGLNIYALIDTSRSMMTEDVYPNRLEAAKRTLENLLQGLKGDRIGFIPFSDSAYIQMPLTDDYSIGKNYINALDTNLISGGGTELYQALELAEKSFKEINSDNKTIIVLSDGGDFDDKSLKFVKDNKMNVFSIGIGTDEGTIIPEYVNGKKVGFIKDQKGSAVISKLNSDFLKKLSSESNGKYYEVNNLKDDTSNFFRDTANLERKNQRNESMKVYKKYFQIPLGIGILLILLGYFIKGGAKDEK